Proteins encoded within one genomic window of Camelina sativa cultivar DH55 chromosome 19, Cs, whole genome shotgun sequence:
- the LOC104764389 gene encoding probable pectinesterase/pectinesterase inhibitor 23: protein MGFDGDKKKKCIIAGSVSGLLVIMVVSVAVVTSKHSPKADENQIKKTTKAVQAVCEPTDFKETCVNSLMSASPKSTEPIDLIKLGFDVTIKSINEGLKKASEDVKAKASKDPEAKGAFELCEKVMVDAIEDLKKCMDHGFSVDKIDAFVEDLRVWLSGSIAFQQTCMDSFEEIKSDLMQEMRHIFKTTKELSSNSLAMVTSMSTLLPNSNATGSTGGFANYARKLLTTEDGIPTWVGREARRLMAAPGPVKANAVVAQDGSGQFKTIADALNAVPKGNTVPFVIHIKQGIYKEKIMVTRKMPYVTFIGDGQTKTVITGNLNYGIGKVKTFLTAPLTIEGDHFTMKNIGVENTAGPEGGQAVALRVSADYAVFHSCQFDGHQDTLYVHSHRHFFRDCTVSGTVDFIFGDAKCILQNCKIVVRKPKLGQSCMVTAQGRTDVRESTGLVLHNCHITGDPAYIPVKSVSKSYLGRPWKQFSRTIVMKTMIDDVIDPAGWLAWSGDFALKTLYYAEHLNTGPGSNQAQRVKWPGIRKLTPQDALLYTGDRFLGGNTWIPPTQVPYTPNM from the exons ATGGGTTTTGATGgtgataagaaaaagaaatgcaTTATCGCCGGTAGTGTTTCCGGTTTGTTAGTCATCATGGTTGTCTCAGTAGCCGTTGTAACGTCTAAGCACTCACCAAAAGCCGATGAAAATCAGATCAAGAAAACCACCAAAGCAGTTCAAGCAGTATGTGAACCAACTGACTTTAAAGAAACTTGTGTTAACAGCTTAATGAGCGCTTCTCCCAAATCCACTGAGCCTATCGACCTCATAAAACTCGGCTTCGACGTCACTATCAAGTCCATCAACGAAGGCCTTAAAAAAGCCTCAGAAGACGTTAAAGCAAAGGCTAGCAAAGACCCAGAAGCAAAGGGTGCTTTCGAGCTGTGTGAGAAGGTGATGGTTGATGCTATCGAGGACTTGAAGAAGTGTATGGATCATGGATTCTCGGTTGATAAGATTGATGCCTTTGTTGAGGATCTACGGGTTTGGCTAAGTGGCTCCATCGCATTCCAGCAAACATGTATGGACTCCTTTGAGGAAATTAAGTCCGATCTTATGCAAGAAATGCGACACATcttcaaaacaacaaaagagcTTAGTAGCAATAGCCTTGCCATGGTTACTAGCATGTCCACCCTTCTCCCGAACTCCAACGCCACAG GTTCAACCGGAGGTTTTGCAAACTACGCGAGAAAGCTTCTGACAACAGAAGATGGTATCCCAACATGGGTTGGACGAGAGGCACGACGGCTCATGGCAGCACCAGGACCAGTGAAGGCTAATGCCGTGGTGGCTCAAGACGGAAGTGGACAGTTCAAGACTATAGCAGATGCTCTAAATGCTGTGCCTAAAGGAAACACAGTGCCATTCGTCATCCACATCAAACAAGGCATCTACAAGGAGAAAATTATGGTCACCAGGAAAATGCCATACGTCACTTTCATCGGCGATGGACAAACCAAGACGGTTATCACCGGTAATCTCAATTACGGTATCGGAAAGGTCAAGACCTTCCTAACAGCACCACTCA CAATCGAAGGCGACCACTTCACAATGAAGAACATCGGAGTAGAGAACACAGCTGGACCAGAAGGAGGACAAGCGGTGGCGTTAAGAGTGTCGGCTGATTACGCCGTGTTCCACAGCTGTCAATTCGACGGGCACCAAGACACCTTATACGTTCACTCTCACAGGCACTTCTTCCGTGACTGCACAGTCTCCGGAACCGTCGATTTCATCTTCGGAGACGCCAAATGCATCCTCCAGAACTGTAAAATCGTAGTACGAAAACCTAAGTTAGGTCAATCGTGTATGGTCACCGCTCAGGGACGAACCGACGTCCGTGAATCGACCGGGTTGGTGCTCCATAACTGCCACATAACTGGGGATCCGGCGTATATTCCGGTGAAATCGGTGAGCAAGTCTTACCTAGGAAGGCCGTGGAAGCAGTTCTCGAGGACGATCGTCATGAAGACGATGATCGACGACGTCATCGACCCGGCGGGATGGCTTGCTTGGAGTGGTGATTTTGCGCTCAAGACGCTATACTACGCCGAGCATTTGAATACTGGGCCTGGATCCAATCAGGCCCAAAGAGTTAAATGGCCCGGGATTAGGAAACTAACTCCCCAAGATGCTCTTTTATACACCGGCGACAGATTCTTAGGTGGCAATACTTGGATCCCACCAACACAAGTTCCCTATACCCCCAACATGTAG
- the LOC104764391 gene encoding uncharacterized protein LOC104764391 produces MSNISPIFPIPDSQHFSDYGFDPQLHYFQVMEEARKHKRETSAKSSINGLQFKIQKPISKDDPTRSTMHINKRKKRCWWKKALPFFKWRKSPISTLNEDRSSSSRARNFRSVTGSMSGPIYATESLSGSSTPYRTTTTTNRHSSGPIAGTLTPARAIPYMNLRELNMEQPQRISICSSPIYLVT; encoded by the exons ATGTCAAACATTTCCCCAATATTCCCCATCCCCGATTCTCAACATTTCAGCGACTATGGTTTCGATCCTCAACTCCACTACTTTCAG GTTATGGAAGAAGCGAGGAAGCATAAGAGAGAAACGTCGGCAAAGTCTTCCATAAACGGTCTTCAATTCAAGATCCAAAAACCCATTTCGAAAGATGACCCGACCCGATCCACAATGCACATCAACAAGAGGAAGAAACGATGCTGGTGGAAAAAAGCTCTCCCTTTCTTCAAATGGCGGAAATCGCCAATCTCCACCTTGAACGAAGAccgtagtagtagtagtagagcTAGGAATTTTCGCAGCGTAACCGGGTCGATGTCTGGTCCGATTTACGCAACGGAGAGTCTGAGCGGGTCGAGCACACCGTACCgtacgacgacgacgacaaacAGACATTCGTCAGGACCTATAGCGGGAACATTAACGCCGGCGAGGGCGATCCCATATATGAATTTACGAGAGCTTAACATGGAGCAGCCACAGAGGATTTCTATCTGCTCTTCCCCCATTTACTTGGTCACGTAA
- the LOC104764392 gene encoding lipoamide acyltransferase component of branched-chain alpha-keto acid dehydrogenase complex, mitochondrial-like, with translation MIARRIWRSHRFLRPFSSSSVCAPPFRVPEFHSQSSSSPASRPFLVHPLTLMKWCGGSRSWYSNEAMAIDSNAGLIDVPLAQTGEGIAECELLKWFVKEGDPIEEFQPLCEVQSDKATIEITSRFKGKVALISHSPGDIIKVGETLVRLAVEDAQDALLVTADSPEIVIPGGSKQKTDNVVGSLSTPAVRNLAKDLGIDINVITGTGKDGRVLKEDVLRFGDQKGFLTDSVSSEHTIVGGDSGSTIASNFEDKTVPLRGFNRAMVKTMTMATSVPHFHFVEEINCDALVELKQFFKENNTDSTIKHAFLPTLIKSLSMALAKYPLVNSCFNAESLEIILKGSHNIGVAMATEHGLVVPNIKNVQSLSLLEITKELSRLQHLATNNKLNPEDITGGTVTLSNIGAIGGKFGSPLLNLPEVAIIALGRIEKVPKFSEEGTVYPASIMMVNIAADHRVLDGATVARFCCQWKEYIEKPELLMLQLR, from the exons ATGATCGCGCGACGGATCTGGCGGAGCCATCGGTTTCTCCGCCCATTCAGCTCGTCTTCTGTTTGCGCTCCGCCGTTTCGGGTTCCGGAGTTTCATTCTCAgtcgtcttcttctccggcgTCGCGTCCATTCCTTGTTCACCCTCTCACT TTGATGAAATGGTGTGGAGGAAGTAGAAGCTGGTATTCGAACGAAGCCATGGCCATAGATTCGAATGCAGGGCTAATTGATGTGCCACTAGCACAAACTGGGGAAGGTATTGCTGAATGTGAGCTTCTCAAGTGGTTTGTGAAAGAG GGAGATCCGATCGAAGAGTTTCAGCCACTCTGTGAAGTTCAGAGCGATAAAGCAACAATAGAGATAACTAGTCGTTTTAAGGGGAAAGTGGCTCTCATTTCACATTCTCCAGGTGACATTATTAAG GTTGGAGAGACTCTGGTTAGGCTGGCGGTTGAAGACGCGCAGGATGCTCTTCTAGTAACCGCTGATAGTCCAGAAATTGTAATTCCGGGAGGTTCAAAGCAGAAAACAGACAATGTTGTTGGTTCTCTCTCAACGCCTGCTGTTCGTAACCTTGCAAAAGACCTTGGTATAGATATCAATGTTATAACTGGAACTGGTAAAGATGGAAGGGTTTTGAAAGAGGATGTTCTTAGATTTGGTGACCAGAAAGGATTCTTAACAGATTCAGTTTCTTCTGAGCATACTATTGTAGGAGGAGACTCGGGTTCCACTATAGCCAGTAACTTTGAAGATAAAACAGTTCCTCTAAG GGGATTCAACCGAGCAATGGTCAAGACAATGACTATGGCTACAAGTGTACCGCATTTTCATTTCGTTGAAGAAATAAACTGCGACGCACTTGTGGAGCTTAAGCAATTCTTCAAAGAGAACAATACAGATTCCACCATCAAACACGCTTTTCTTCCTACTTTAATCAAGTCACTGTCAATGGCTCTAGCCAAATATCCCTTAGTGAATAGTTGCTTCAACGCAGAATCTCTCGAGATCATTCTCAAAG GATCACATAACATTGGAGTTGCAATGGCCACTGAACATGGCCTTGTCGTTCCTAATATAAAGAATGTTCAGTCATTATCTCTGCTAGAGATAACCAAAGAGCTGTCACGGTTACAACATTTGGCGACAAACAACAAACTTAACCCCGAGGATATAACTGGTGGAACCGTAACTCTGAGTAACATTGGAGCAATCGGTGGGAAATTCGGATCCCCTCTTCTAAACTTACCGGAAGTTGCAATCATCGCTCTTGGAAGAATCGAGAAAGTTCCAAAATTCTCAGAAGAAGGAACTGTTTATCCTGCATCAATAATGATG GTTAACATTGCTGCGGATCATAGAGTACTAGATGGAGCAACAGTAGCTCGGTTTTGCTGCCAGTGGAAAGAGTACATAGAGAAACCAGAGTTGCTGATGCTTCAATTGAGATAA